In Arachis hypogaea cultivar Tifrunner chromosome 2, arahy.Tifrunner.gnm2.J5K5, whole genome shotgun sequence, a genomic segment contains:
- the LOC140177220 gene encoding uncharacterized protein, protein MSRLPCGFLLPHFRRPDSLFLRMSSIILWCLCPRLKAARHRLVFVSLIAVISLLTIISSSSCSPQEHSLSSFETLNTLKWRPWREEHSLNFYLSLDLQTTITFDLELRLLHRLRPRVHRGELYKTHTINLEDPTLLKEKINLASLDLGYDAGREVSR, encoded by the exons ATGTCGCGGCTGCCGTGTGGCTTCCTCCTTCCACATTTTCGAAGACCGGACTCTCTCTTCTTGCGGATGTCGTCCATCATCCTGTGGTGTCTTTGTCCGAGGCTTAAAGCTGCTCGTCATCGTCTCGTCTTCGTCTCACTGATCGCCGTCATCTCACTGCTCACTATCATTTCTTCGTCGTCCTGCTCTCCGCAAGAG cactctctctcctcatttgagacactaaacacgctgaaatggaggccatggagggaagaacactctctcaacttctatctctcacttgatcttcaaacaaccataacttttgatctagagctccgattgctgcaccgtttgcggccacgcgttcaccgcggagagctctacaaaacccatacaatcaatcttgag gacccaactctcttgaaggagaagattaatcttgcctctttggaccttgggtatg atgcaggacgtgaggtttctcgttga